Part of the Methanoregula sp. UBA64 genome, GGCAGCCCGGGGGCCGGGCGGCGAATGGTACGTACCGGTGGAAGAGAGCGGGTTTGACCGGGCGATCCGCGAGCTTGCCGCACGGAAGTTTGTCCTCATCAGCCTCTTTGGCACGGAAGGGTTCGCGCAGGAGAGCAGGTTTTCCCTCCTGTACGTTTTTGAGCGCAAAGAGGGCATCCTCGTCCTTGTCCGGGCAGTCGCGGACGGCAGGGCAACCTCGATAGCCACGATCTTTCCCTCGGCATCATGGCCCGAGCGGGAGTGCCGGGACGGGTTTGGGATCGAATTTGCAGGCGCCTTCGATACCCGGCGGCTCCTCCTCCACGAGCCCTATCAGAAGGATTTCCACCCGCTCAAAAAAGAGTTCGCGAACGCGCCCGTGGCAACCAATGACGATGTCCCGGCTGCCGAAGAATACCAGTTCCGGGCCATGACCGGGGAAGGGGTGTACCAGGTTGCCGTAGGCCCGGTCCATGCCGGGATCATCGAGCCCGGGCACTTCCGGTTCAGCGTGATCGGCGAGACGGTCTTCAACCTCGAGATCCGGATGTTCTATACCCACCGGGGGATCGAGAAGCTTGCCGAAGGAAAACTCCCCGGGGACTGCGTAAAGGTGGCCGAAGCCGTAAGCGGCGACGAATCGGTGGCAAACGCAGTGGCGTTCTGCATGGCGGTCGAACGCATTTCGGGAATCACGGTGCCCGACCGGGCATGGTTCATCCGGACCATCCTTGCCGAACTGGAACGGTGCTGCTCGCATCTCGGCGACCAGGCTGGAATGCTCACCGATGTTGCCTTTGCCCTTGGCGCGAGCCAGTTCTCGGTACTCCGCGAAGAGGTCTTCAGAAAGAACGCGGAACTGACCGGCTCCCGGTTCCTCCGGGGCATGACCTGCATCGGGGGCGTAACCCGGGATATCCCGAAAGACCGGCTGGCAGATCTCGCAGAGTTTGTCGGGCAGCTCAAAAAACGCTTCCGGGTCGGGCTCTCGATCGTCCTTTCCACGCCATCGGTGATCGACCGGTTCTCGACTACGGGGGTCGTGAAGCGCGAACTCCTCCGCCCCTTAAACATTACCGGGCCGGTTGCCCGGGCATCGGGAGGTCGGATAGATGTCCGTCTCGACCACCCGTACGGGGTGTATGACCGGTTCGTCCCTTCCCACACCCCCCTTGACGACGGCGACGTGCTGGCCCGGTTCACGGTAAAGGCCCAGGAGTTCCTCGATTCGCTCGACCTCATCGAACGGCTCATTGCAGCAATTCCTGAAGGAGCCGTCCTGAGCACGGAACCGGTCCGCGACGGGTATGCACTGGCGCTTGTCGAATCGGCCCGGGGCCAGAACCTCTGCTGGGTCAAAATAAAGGACGGGAAGATCGACCGGTACAAGGTCAGGACGGCATCGTACTGCAACTGGCTGGCCATCGAACACGCGGTGCCGGGGAACATCCTTGCCGATTTCCCGGTGATCAACAAGAGCATGAACCTGTCCTATGCCGGGACAGATATGTGAGGGTGGATCATGGTCAATGCATTTTCCTGTCTGGTTAAACGAAAGGTGACCGAAGAGCACCCGGTCCGGAGCGAAGAGATCGAACGTCTGGGCGCCGAGATAAAACGGGAGATAGACGCCCGGTTCGGGAAGAGCCTTGCGATCCGGGAACTCGATGCCGGCAGCGACAATGCCGCCGAGATCGAGGTAAACAACCTCTCCAATGCCATCTACGATGTCGAGCGTTTCGGTATCACGTTCGTTGCCTCCCCCCGGCACGCAGATCTCCTCCTTGTGACGGGAGCGGTCACGCACAACATGGAGATCGCGGTCAAAAAGACCTACGATGCCATGCCCTCCCCGAAATTTGTCGTGGCCGTGGGCGACGATGCCTGCGACGGCGGGATCTACAAGGGGACCTATGCGGTTATCGGAGGAGTGGACAAGGTGCTGCCGGTCGACCTTAAGATCCCGGGCAATCCCCCGGCACCGAAAGATATCCTTGCCGGCCTGCTCGCGCTTATGAGAAACGAAAAATAAAACCCGGTAAACGGTTTTTACCTGCCCTTCTGCTCCCCGACCGGGAATGATTTATACCGAGACGCCGTACACGGATATAACTATGAGTCCGGTGCGGAAATGGGGGGCAGGGCCGTACCCTGTCGCGGTTGTCCACGGAGGCCCGGGAGCCCCGGGCGAGATGGCCGCTGTTGCCCGCGAACTCTCTTCGGTGAAAGGGATCCTCGAACCGCTCCAGACCGCAACTACTCTCGACGGACAGGTCCGCGAACTCATGCAGGTGCTGGAAAAGGACGGCATGCCCCCGGTCACGCTGGTGGGATTTTCCTGGGGGGCGTTTCTTTCCTGGATGGTAGCTGCACGGTACCCCGCGCTCGTGAAAAAACTGATCCTTGTGGGGTGCCCGCCATTCGAGGACCAGTACGCACAGGCGATCACGAAGACCCGGCTCGACCGGCTCAAACCGGAAGAGTGCCGGCAGGCGCAGGACCTGATGAAGTCCCTGGAAAACCCGGGGAATGCGAACGATCCGACCGACCGGGATCTCCTGCTTGCCCGGCTGGGCGGCCTGCTCTCCCATGCGGATACCTGCGATGCGTTTGCCGCCGCGGACAACCCGTCGTTTTACTGCCAGTACGATGTCTTTAAAGGCGTCTGGGACGAGGCCTGCGAGCTCCGGAGGGCAAAGATCCTGCTTGCCATGGGCCAGAAGATTGCCTGCCCGGTGCTGGCAATCCACGGGGATTACGATCCCCACCCGGCAGAGGGTGTCGAGGTTCCCCTTGAAAAGAACGTAAAGGATTTCCGGTTTGTCCTGCTCCCCAGATGCGGCCACCGCCCGTGGATCGAGCGGAACGCGGCAGAGAATTTTTACCGGATCCTGGTAGAAGAGATTTGATTATTTTACTCTGTAGAAATCATTTTCTCTTCACCAAACGGCATTTGAGGGGATGACCCTCTCTCACCCCCAGAGGGGGATGAAACCCCCTTGACCTCCCCTTACCAAATGAAAATTTTTCATGTTGCTTCTCGTGCATGGCCTTGCTTCACGGGGCGAGCCCCGACGAGGCGGCGAGCACCCGTGGTTCCCTCACAATAAAATTTGAGGAGTTAAGGATATTTACAGAGCAGATTGATTAAAAAAAAGAGTACAGCCTGATGTGATATCCCGCTCTATCTGACAACGAAAGCGAGCACGCGCCCCCCGCCCCCCTCGCGCTCAACGGGTGGCACCGCTACACCCGTCTCGCTAGGGGGAGTGAGGATAAGGGAATTGTAGTCACTTTTTCTGGTAGTATGCCTGTACGAGTCAGGCTGCCCGCTCTTTTCTCTTCAGCTTCGCAAGCACCCGTTTCTTCTTTTCGATAGCCGCCTCCGATGCCTTCAGGACGCCTTTTTGCATCTCCTCAAAGGCCGGCACATCGGTATCGACCACCTTTTTTACCGGAGTATATGCCGATTCCCGGAACCGTGGCTGGAAGTCGGTCTCTTTCCCGCCGGATATGAGAACCGATTCCGGTTTTCCTTTCTCCACGTACCCGATCTCGCGGCAGCCGACCCCGGTAGCATTTATCGTCCGGATAATCTCCGGTGCATCGGCTTTTGGTGCGACAATGAGGAGTGCATCGAGCGAGACGCCGAGGAAGTCGATCTCCAGGGCATCGAGCATCTTCTGCACCCGGGGGTTAACGAGCGCCTTTGCGTCCTCTTCTTTTACCACCATCCGGCACTGTGCGGTCTCGGTCATCTCGAAGATGTCGCCTCGCAGGCCGCCATTGGTCACATCGGTCATCGCATGGATCTTATCAAAGACCGGGCTTTTTATCAACGCCTCGCAGGTAGTGAGGAAGTTGAGGTTGATTGTCTCTTCCACGACCTCGGGGAACCCGGAGTAGATGGCAGCAGTTGCAATCGTCCCGCCGCCCGCGCCTTCGGTCATCAGGATCGCATCGCCTGCCTGCGTGGACTTTCTCGCGGTCAGGTGCCGGGCCACGCCCACGCAGCCCACGCAGCCGGTGAGCCGGCTGCCAAGCACCATGTCGCCGCCGATGCGGAGGGTCGAACCGGTCACGAGCGGCACGTCCATTGCCTCCCCGACGGCCGTGATACCCGCGGTGTAATCGAAGATCTTTGCCACGTCCCCGTCGTCGGCAACGTGGATATCGGAGAAGAGCATCACCGGCTTTGCGCCCATCACGTAGAGGTCGCGGAGCGTTGCCCGGGTCACATGGAACCCGGCAAGGAACGGGTAATCGGAAAGCCGGGAGTGCATCCCGTCGACAGTACAGACGATATACTCCCCGCCGGCCTTTACCGCCCCGGCATCGTCCATCTCGTCCACGCCCACCGATGCAGAGGTTTTCCCGATAATCCGGGCGATCTGGCGGTGCGCAAAAAAGTCGCCTTTGCCCCGGGAACCGACCCCGAACTCCCCCATCTTTACTCCTGCCGGCGCGAAACTAAAAAAGTCGCCGGAGAGTCCCTGCGTGTTCTTAACCTCTGTGACGACCGCCCGGGCAAAGGCTTGTGTGTATCCGGCCCGGGAATGTTTTATCTCGGTTATCCGCCCGGCAAGGTTTTGTATGACGGTATTTTCATCTTCGCCGGCTGCGAGATGCACGCGGGCGTATTCCTCAACATCCATATGATCCGTATTCGTGCCGGGCCATAAATACCTCAGGGGTTTTTTAGGGCTGCCTGCCTACCTGCTCAGGATATCCAGCACTTCTGCAAACGTGCGATGGGCATCCTCAAACCGCCCCTCCTTTAACTGGGCAAAACCCCTCGCAACGCCGGCCCGCACGTCCTTTATATCGATATAATAGGCCTGGTCAAAGGCCTTCCCCGATTCGCGGAACTTTCGCAGTGCAAAACAGGAGTTGCTCAAGGCAACCCAGGCATCGGCGTTTACCGGATCAGTGCCCAGGGATTCCGTGAGGCATGCGATCGCTTCGTCGTGCCTGCCAAGCAGGGAGAGCGCGAGCCCCTTGCGGTAGAGTACCCGGGGGTTTTGCGGCTGGAGAGAAAGCGCATGGTCCAGCGGGATGAGCGCATCCTCGTACCGTTTCTGGTTGATCCGTGCAATTCCTTTGTTGAGGTGGGCGGAGAGGTAAAACGGGAAGATCTTTAGTGCCCGGTCATAACAGGCCACCTCTTCCTCGTACCGCTTAAGTTTCCCGAGAGCGTACCCCTTGTTCACCCATGCCGACAGGTACTTTCCCCGCAGGGAAAGGGCACGCTCGCAGCACTCCACCTCTTCTGCATATCTCCCCAGCATCCCCAGAGCCACGCCCCTGCTGTTCCAGGCAGCAGCATCTTCCGGATCGAGGGCCAGCGCCCGGTCGCAGCATGCAATCTTCTCCTCGAACCGCTTGAGTTTTCCCAGGGCAAATCCCTTCGTGGTCCAGGCCCCGGTACATGCGGGATCGAGTTCGAGGGCCTTGTCGCAGCAGGCTATCTCCTCCTCGTACCTTCCCAGTTTCCCGAGCGCAAATCCCATTCCCGTCAGGGCAGATGCGGAACGGGGGTTTATGGCAAGGGCTTGGGCATACGACGCGAGTGCGTCCTCGTGCCGTCCCTCCCTGCTGTCGATTTGGCCTTTCCTGCAGCACTCCTCCGCAGAGACCCCTGGTTGTTCCTGTTCTATCATGCCAGTAGGTTACGGACCCCTCGGGCACGGCCCCAGCAACGGATTGTAGCGCAGAGGAAGAGCCCGGAACTTTCTTACGTTCCAGTAATAGCGGTTCTCTTTTTTTATAGATACCTGACCGTGCGCCGGGTTCTCCTGCAGGACATCCTGGTTTTCAGGTGACCCGGTACCCGTGCCTTTCCAGGTACTCCGCACGGCGCTCCTCTGCATCCGGGCACGATTCGGGGATCTCTTTTTCCGCAGCCTCCCAGAGTGCCTTGAGGTCTGCGTCGTCCGAGTGCAGGTTCAGGGTCCCGGTGACCGTTCCCCGGGGATTCCCTTTCGTATCGGCGATCCGCATGACCACGCACCGGTAGAACTTGCACTGGGCAGGACTGTCGCGGTGGATGGTGCACCTCAAAAGGCTGCCATCGGGACGGAGGAACCGGCAGGCATGCGGGTGCGCGTCGGGAAACGTGTGATCCGAGAAGATCTCACGCTTGTCCTCATCGATGCACGCGGTAAACGGCGTCCCGGTCGAGACGGATTCGCAGGCAAACGTAAAAGGCCCGGTCTGGCGCTCGATGACGATATAATCCCCAAGATGCATGCAGCATGTTCCGCACTGCCGGCAGGTAAACACCATCTGATCCTCTGCGGGATACTATAAGCGAACGCCGGGTGTAACGGTAAACCGGCAAACGCCGTTCCCTTTTATGTATCCGGTTTTCTATCAGGGGTAAAAAAAGCGTCGGTTAATGGATCTTATCCGCCGCGGACCGGGCAAGTGCCTTGAGAGTCTCGTAATCCGTAGTCGTTCCCCCCATGGTCAGTTCCTCGTACACGTTCTTTTTGGTAAAGATGATCGTATACGTCGAGGAGAACGGATCGGCCGTGGGTTTCCGGAAGGCATAGGTGTGCTCGCCCAGATTCGGGCAGGGGAGCTCGTAGATCGTCTCCCCGGAACCGGTTCCCGCGACGACGGCATCCTTTTTTACGTTATACACCAGGTTCATGTTTTCCCGGGCATAAATGCCAATCACCTGCCGGAACCCGGTCAGGTCGTCCTTTGCCTTGTTCATCCGGTAATAGGTGACCTGGTACCCGTCCCGCCATCCCAGGTCGCGCAGTACCTGTTCTGTCTCGCGGTAGGTAAGGTCGGAGCGTTCCTTGAGGATATAGTCTGCCGGCATATCGGCGGGTTCGAGGGCCATATCAGAGGCCCTTACGGTCGCAACAGGGCTGTTTGTTGTGGGCACCGGGGAAGGTGCGGCGGTGATCTCCGGCGTCGGGGCGACCGGATCGGGAAAGATGGCCGAGAGACATCCTGCACTGGCAAGGGCTGCCGCAAGGACCACACAGAGAAGACCTGCTCCGGTATGCATATCCTACGGTTGATAAGTAGTACGGTAAATTGTTTCTCGCACGGGCAGGGAGATTAAAAAAACATCCGGGCCGGTTATGTCAGCGGGATCCGTGCAGAAACACTTTAACCGAGACAGCTCCATCTCCTCCTAAAGAAGGTCTGTTACATGCCGGCCGGCAGTATCGCAATGCTTGACGTGGATCACCATATTCACCTGATCCCCGTAGGAAGAGTACAGAAGCTGAGTATCGAACATTCTGCAATCAAAAAAGTGGAGAACGAGAAGTTCGAGGTTGCATGTATTCTCAGGCTTTTTGTTGAAGGGGACACCCACCCCCTTGAAGATGTGATCCGGCTTACGTTTGCCGCTGCACGCCTGCCCGGGCCGCAGATGATGACCGAACTGACATTTATCCAGAACCATATCATAAAGGAGATCTTCGACTGGGCGTTATCCGGCGAACTGTCCACGTGTTCTTCGGACGATCCGCTGGCAAAAGAGTGCGGGGTTGCCCTCTCGTCTACGATTATGAGGGAACTGCTTGCTTCAAAGACACTCAAAGACGTGCTCGATCGCCACGGCGCACTTTCGGAATCCATGGCGGTGACACGGTAAAACAATGCCACAAAGGTAATCTTCTTACTGGTGCAAATATCTATCACGGCAGATTTCCCGCGCTTAACCCGATACGAGGAAAAAGGAAGTCATAAGTATGGACGATCCAGCGTTACAAGGCGACGAG contains:
- a CDS encoding NADH-quinone oxidoreductase subunit B family protein encodes the protein MVNAFSCLVKRKVTEEHPVRSEEIERLGAEIKREIDARFGKSLAIRELDAGSDNAAEIEVNNLSNAIYDVERFGITFVASPRHADLLLVTGAVTHNMEIAVKKTYDAMPSPKFVVAVGDDACDGGIYKGTYAVIGGVDKVLPVDLKIPGNPPAPKDILAGLLALMRNEK
- a CDS encoding NADH-quinone oxidoreductase subunit C; this encodes MTPSSHEDTASRAIREILGDEAPGRAARGPGGEWYVPVEESGFDRAIRELAARKFVLISLFGTEGFAQESRFSLLYVFERKEGILVLVRAVADGRATSIATIFPSASWPERECRDGFGIEFAGAFDTRRLLLHEPYQKDFHPLKKEFANAPVATNDDVPAAEEYQFRAMTGEGVYQVAVGPVHAGIIEPGHFRFSVIGETVFNLEIRMFYTHRGIEKLAEGKLPGDCVKVAEAVSGDESVANAVAFCMAVERISGITVPDRAWFIRTILAELERCCSHLGDQAGMLTDVAFALGASQFSVLREEVFRKNAELTGSRFLRGMTCIGGVTRDIPKDRLADLAEFVGQLKKRFRVGLSIVLSTPSVIDRFSTTGVVKRELLRPLNITGPVARASGGRIDVRLDHPYGVYDRFVPSHTPLDDGDVLARFTVKAQEFLDSLDLIERLIAAIPEGAVLSTEPVRDGYALALVESARGQNLCWVKIKDGKIDRYKVRTASYCNWLAIEHAVPGNILADFPVINKSMNLSYAGTDM
- a CDS encoding AIR synthase-related protein → MDVEEYARVHLAAGEDENTVIQNLAGRITEIKHSRAGYTQAFARAVVTEVKNTQGLSGDFFSFAPAGVKMGEFGVGSRGKGDFFAHRQIARIIGKTSASVGVDEMDDAGAVKAGGEYIVCTVDGMHSRLSDYPFLAGFHVTRATLRDLYVMGAKPVMLFSDIHVADDGDVAKIFDYTAGITAVGEAMDVPLVTGSTLRIGGDMVLGSRLTGCVGCVGVARHLTARKSTQAGDAILMTEGAGGGTIATAAIYSGFPEVVEETINLNFLTTCEALIKSPVFDKIHAMTDVTNGGLRGDIFEMTETAQCRMVVKEEDAKALVNPRVQKMLDALEIDFLGVSLDALLIVAPKADAPEIIRTINATGVGCREIGYVEKGKPESVLISGGKETDFQPRFRESAYTPVKKVVDTDVPAFEEMQKGVLKASEAAIEKKKRVLAKLKRKERAA
- a CDS encoding tetratricopeptide repeat protein; this translates as MIEQEQPGVSAEECCRKGQIDSREGRHEDALASYAQALAINPRSASALTGMGFALGKLGRYEEEIACCDKALELDPACTGAWTTKGFALGKLKRFEEKIACCDRALALDPEDAAAWNSRGVALGMLGRYAEEVECCERALSLRGKYLSAWVNKGYALGKLKRYEEEVACYDRALKIFPFYLSAHLNKGIARINQKRYEDALIPLDHALSLQPQNPRVLYRKGLALSLLGRHDEAIACLTESLGTDPVNADAWVALSNSCFALRKFRESGKAFDQAYYIDIKDVRAGVARGFAQLKEGRFEDAHRTFAEVLDILSR
- a CDS encoding alpha/beta fold hydrolase, yielding MSPVRKWGAGPYPVAVVHGGPGAPGEMAAVARELSSVKGILEPLQTATTLDGQVRELMQVLEKDGMPPVTLVGFSWGAFLSWMVAARYPALVKKLILVGCPPFEDQYAQAITKTRLDRLKPEECRQAQDLMKSLENPGNANDPTDRDLLLARLGGLLSHADTCDAFAAADNPSFYCQYDVFKGVWDEACELRRAKILLAMGQKIACPVLAIHGDYDPHPAEGVEVPLEKNVKDFRFVLLPRCGHRPWIERNAAENFYRILVEEI